One Carassius gibelio isolate Cgi1373 ecotype wild population from Czech Republic chromosome A7, carGib1.2-hapl.c, whole genome shotgun sequence DNA window includes the following coding sequences:
- the marveld3 gene encoding MARVEL domain-containing protein 3, with translation MPESSRHHHTRDKDYSSRDRRDEDREDRRYRDDRSQSHREKQRYADTQRDPRVYEDSRYHSQGVPSYTETSSSYYDDSQPYNHKGALYNLKYIITSRGICQVMVFFLSLLIVICAGVNYSNSGRYRDIASLGGLYQYYYGGANAFTGAEAQKVQQLDDQFYQLKLPPYVYSMACGGALMLYACAMLALGVFRMPYRFPPLLLAEALLDVLIGLGFIPALAFYFIKLQEIYNDPVCKEREAMYSSKGHRGFECNLNGADIAGGLFGVLGVIIFLISAVFAIKAFIRVRKMKQRPTEDDNL, from the exons ATGCCAGAATCAAGCCGGCATCATCACACAAGGGACAAAGACTACTCTAGTCGAGACAGGAGAGATGAGGACAGAGAGGACCGGAGATACAGAGATGACAGATCACAAAGCCACCGAGAGAAGCAAAGATACGCTGACACACAAAGGGACCCCCGAGTGTACGAGGACAGCCGATATCACAGTCAGGGAGT GCCCAGTTACACCGAGACATCATCTTCATACTATGATGACAGTCAACCCTACAATCATAAAGGGGCACTCTACAACCTAAAATACATCATAACAAGCAGAG GCATCTGTCAGGTCATGGTTTTCTTCTTAAGCTTGTTGATCGTCATCTGTGCTGGAGTGAACTACAGTAACTCGGGTCGGTATCGGGATATCGCCAGCTTGGGCGGTTTGTACCAGTACTATTACGGAGGAGCGAACGCATTCACCGGAGCAGAGGCgcagaaggtccagcagctcgaTGACCAGTTCTACCAGCTCAAACTGCCCCCTTACGTCTACAGCATGGCGTGCGGCGGGGCGCTGATGCTCTACGCTTGTGCCATGCTGGCCCTCGGCGTGTTTCGCATGCCCTACCGCTTCCCTCCTCTGCTGCTGGCTGAAGCCCTGCTGGATGTGCTCATAGGTCTCGGTTTCATCCCTGCCCTCGCTTTCTACTTCATAAAGCTGCAGGAGATCTACAATGACCCCGTCTGTAAAGAGAGGGAAGCCATGTACAGCAGCAAAGGTCACAGAGGGTTCGAGTGCAATCTCAACGGGGCTGACATAGCTGGAGGCTTGTTTGGGGTTCTGGGGGTTATTATATTCCTCATAAGCGCCGTGTTTGCCATCAAAGCCTTCATAAGAGTCAGGAAGATGAAGCAGAGGCCGACAGAAGACGACAACCTGTGA